The proteins below are encoded in one region of Canis lupus familiaris isolate Mischka breed German Shepherd chromosome 21, alternate assembly UU_Cfam_GSD_1.0, whole genome shotgun sequence:
- the OR51A10 gene encoding olfactory receptor family 51 subfamily A member 10 (The RefSeq protein has 1 substitution compared to this genomic sequence) — protein sequence MGSFGTNISSTTSFSLTGFPEMEGLQHSLAALLLLLYAISILGNILILVIIKEEQSLHQPMYYFLSLLSVNDLGVSFSTLPTVLAALCFHAPEIAFDACLTQMFFIHFFSWTESGILLAMSFDRYVAICNPLRYSSVLTDIRVAHMGISIIIRSFCMVFPLPFLLKRLPFCKANVLTHSYCLHPDLIRLPCGDTTINSMYGLFIVISAFGVDSVLILLSYVLILHSILAIASQEERLKTLNTCVSHICAVLIFYVPMVSVSMVHRFGKHAPEYMHKFMSLVYLFVPPMLNPIIYSIKTKEIRKRLYKMFLKPNI from the coding sequence ATGGGAAGTTTTGGGACTAACATCTCTAGCACTACCAGCTTCTCACTAACAGGCTTCCCAGAGATGGAGGGTCTACAACACTCGTTAGCTGCCCTCCTCTTGCTGCTTTATGCTATTTCCATCCTGGGCAATATCCTAATCCTCGTCATTATAAAGGAGGAGCAGAGCTTGCACCAGCCTATGTACTACTTCTTGTCTCTGTTGTCTGTCAATGACCTGGGTGTGTCCTTTTCTACATTGCCCACTGTATTGGCTGCCTTGTGCTTTCATGCTCCAGAGATTGCCTTTGATGCCTGCCTGACCCAGATGTTCTTCATCCACTTTTTCTCCTGGACAGAATCTGGGATCCTGCTGGCCATGAGTTTtgatcgctatgtggccatctgtaaccCTCTGCGTTATTCTTCGGTGCTCACTGATATCCGTGTGGCTCACATGGGCATATCCATCATCATCCGCAGCTTCTGCATGGTTTTCCCATTGCCTTTCCTTCTGAAGAGGCTGCCTTTCTGTAAAGCCAATGTGTTAACACATTCCTACTGTTTGCACCCAGACTTGATCCGCCTGCCTTGTGGAGATACCACCATCAACAGCATGTATGGCCTGTTCATTGTTATCTCTGCCTTTGGTGTAGACTCAGTGCTCATTCTCCTCTCCTACGTGCTTATACTGCACTCTATATTGGCCATTGCCTCCCAGGAGGAGAGGCTTAAGACACTCAACACATGTGTGTCACACATATGTGCTGTGCTCATCTTCTATGTACCCATGGTTAGTGTGTCCATGGTTCATCGATTTGGAAAGCATGCCCCTGAGTACATGCACAAGTTCATGTCCCTGGTATATCTCTTTGTGCCTCCAATGCTCAACCCAATTATCTATTCcattaaaactaaagaaattcGTAAGAGGCTGtacaaaatgtttttgaagcCTAATCTTTGA